One Dictyoglomus turgidum DSM 6724 DNA window includes the following coding sequences:
- the def gene encoding peptide deformylase encodes MIMEIRKIGDPILKIKAKKVEKIDEKVKNLVRDMIETMKFSNGVGLAAPQVGESLRIIVVDYEENPIAFINPEILEMDGEVLDYEGCLSVPGVEVPIKRAERIIFKAQDLQGRTKRYKAKGLLARVIQHEVDHLEGILILDRAVEESTLAEEK; translated from the coding sequence ATGATTATGGAGATAAGAAAAATAGGTGATCCAATTTTAAAAATTAAGGCAAAAAAGGTAGAAAAAATTGATGAAAAAGTCAAAAATTTAGTTAGAGACATGATAGAAACAATGAAATTTTCTAATGGGGTTGGGTTGGCAGCCCCTCAGGTGGGAGAAAGTCTAAGAATTATTGTGGTGGATTACGAAGAAAATCCTATAGCTTTTATTAATCCAGAGATTTTAGAAATGGATGGTGAAGTTCTGGATTATGAGGGATGCTTAAGTGTTCCTGGAGTTGAGGTACCTATAAAAAGGGCTGAAAGAATAATTTTTAAAGCACAGGATCTACAGGGAAGGACAAAAAGATATAAAGCAAAAGGTCTTCTTGCAAGAGTGATTCAGCATGAAGTTGATCATCTTGAAGGAATATTAATTTTAGATAGAGCTGTGGAAGAATCTACTTTAGCGGAGGAGAAATGA
- a CDS encoding PASTA domain-containing protein, which yields MRKWEIFKKISIRELILYLLIFVNFAVLVFLIFFLQKSINSNPNLVFPPDVRGKNLVEATDILAKNNFKVVIGGILIDKNKDPLMVLDQNPLNTKVPLGSIIFLWINMPQIVKIPDLIHKDTGEARNILEKLGLRVEIINGENGYIVRQIPESGFFIEKNATVILYSYTPQEPTYTSYTTEPYTGGQ from the coding sequence ATGAGAAAGTGGGAAATATTTAAGAAAATTTCTATAAGAGAATTAATTCTATATTTACTTATTTTTGTAAACTTTGCTGTTTTAGTTTTTTTAATTTTCTTTTTGCAGAAGTCTATAAACAGCAATCCTAATTTGGTTTTCCCACCCGATGTTCGGGGCAAAAATTTAGTAGAGGCTACTGATATTTTGGCAAAAAATAATTTCAAAGTAGTCATAGGAGGAATTTTAATTGATAAAAATAAAGACCCACTTATGGTGTTAGATCAAAACCCTTTAAATACAAAAGTACCTTTAGGAAGCATAATATTTCTTTGGATAAATATGCCTCAAATTGTTAAGATTCCTGACCTAATACACAAGGATACAGGGGAAGCACGAAATATTCTTGAGAAGTTAGGACTAAGAGTAGAAATTATTAATGGAGAAAATGGCTATATTGTAAGGCAAATACCTGAATCAGGCTTTTTTATAGAGAAAAATGCTACAGTTATTCTTTATTCTTATACACCTCAGGAACCTACTTATACCTCTTACACCACAGAGCCTTATACAGGGGGACAATAA
- the priA gene encoding replication restart helicase PriA, whose amino-acid sequence MKASKVVLFDTYIPEKDFLYYSIPDEFISLVDIGKAVIVPLKKSKKLGYIWDIVEIEDPKFEVYPILSVLENIPPISKSLITLVNWISNYYSNSLYKTANYIFPSGVELEIDRYLKAKDVAVDMSKKQEKVFLALVESEIEEKKLKKELKISENIIKSLLKKGAIEERFEIKLKEKKPRKHVYLSEKKGDSWGSFLIERKILDLMQKPLLLFVEAREERWKIYHEIMKHIYQKGKSVLFVFPTIKSLIQFGDFLSQYVPFSIYFYHSFLTEAQAYSVFKTTNTEQSVVLSTSKGLFLPFKDLGLIIVDQEENEFYNMREKEPRYDTVVVALKRAQLEGIPIVLGSSSPSIASFYRAINYKDLELYRKPLLNRPQITVVDLRREKTHDILDFYSLRKTEENLKNKKKVFILLNRLGYSPYVQCQDCGYIFMCPHCKSSLVYHLEERIMKCHYCGFEMLPPERCPVCEGYSFIQSGIGTEKLYRYIVNTYRWAKVLRVDSEIELQDETLIHEADIIVGTRLIEPWLDDNGIGLLIIYNLDNFLHIPDFASPEKTFNMMKRIVGMYKGKEIIIRTYNPSHYVVKALKINSFGDFLNRELSNRKSLNYPPFSKIHQILLEDIDEREILEEGGRIVEEIRSNFVTLDVLGPAPYFPYFIRDKYRYQIIIKDKEGLIDGAFLRGICEKSKAPFSNLRFIINIDMEEILT is encoded by the coding sequence GTGAAAGCGAGTAAAGTAGTACTTTTTGACACATATATTCCAGAAAAGGATTTTTTGTATTACTCTATTCCTGATGAATTTATTTCATTAGTTGATATTGGAAAGGCGGTTATTGTACCTCTTAAAAAATCCAAGAAATTAGGGTATATTTGGGATATTGTAGAAATTGAAGATCCTAAATTTGAGGTGTATCCAATTCTTAGCGTATTAGAAAATATACCGCCTATTTCTAAATCTCTTATAACTCTTGTGAATTGGATAAGCAATTATTATTCTAACTCCCTATATAAAACTGCAAATTATATATTTCCATCAGGTGTTGAATTAGAAATTGATCGTTATTTAAAAGCAAAAGATGTGGCGGTAGATATGTCTAAGAAACAGGAAAAAGTATTTTTGGCTTTAGTTGAAAGTGAGATAGAGGAAAAAAAATTAAAGAAAGAGTTAAAAATTTCTGAAAATATTATAAAAAGTCTACTTAAGAAAGGAGCTATTGAGGAAAGATTTGAAATAAAACTGAAGGAGAAAAAGCCAAGAAAACATGTGTATTTGAGTGAAAAGAAGGGGGATTCGTGGGGAAGTTTTCTTATAGAGAGGAAAATTCTGGATTTAATGCAAAAACCTCTTCTTTTATTTGTTGAAGCAAGAGAGGAAAGGTGGAAGATTTATCATGAGATAATGAAACATATTTATCAAAAAGGGAAAAGTGTGCTTTTTGTTTTTCCTACTATCAAAAGTTTGATTCAATTTGGAGATTTTCTCTCTCAATATGTACCTTTTTCTATATATTTTTATCACAGTTTTCTTACTGAGGCTCAGGCTTATTCTGTTTTTAAGACCACTAATACGGAGCAATCTGTGGTTTTAAGTACAAGTAAAGGTCTATTTTTGCCCTTTAAAGACCTTGGATTGATAATAGTAGATCAGGAAGAAAATGAATTTTACAATATGCGTGAGAAGGAACCAAGATATGATACAGTAGTTGTGGCCTTAAAAAGGGCTCAGTTAGAGGGAATACCTATAGTCTTAGGTAGTAGTTCTCCTTCAATAGCATCCTTTTATAGAGCTATAAATTATAAGGATTTGGAGCTTTACAGAAAACCTCTCTTAAATAGACCTCAGATTACAGTAGTTGATTTGAGAAGAGAAAAAACCCATGATATCCTTGATTTTTATTCTTTAAGAAAGACCGAGGAAAACCTCAAGAATAAAAAAAAGGTTTTTATCTTATTGAATAGGCTTGGATATTCTCCCTATGTTCAATGTCAGGATTGTGGTTACATATTTATGTGTCCTCATTGTAAATCTTCACTTGTTTATCACTTAGAGGAAAGAATTATGAAGTGTCACTATTGTGGGTTTGAGATGTTGCCTCCTGAAAGATGTCCAGTTTGTGAAGGATACAGTTTTATACAAAGCGGAATCGGGACGGAAAAATTGTATCGCTATATTGTCAATACGTATAGATGGGCAAAAGTCTTAAGGGTTGACAGTGAGATAGAATTACAAGATGAGACTTTGATTCATGAAGCGGATATAATAGTAGGTACAAGGTTGATAGAACCTTGGCTTGACGATAATGGAATTGGGCTTTTGATTATATATAATTTAGATAATTTCTTGCATATTCCTGATTTTGCAAGTCCTGAAAAGACTTTCAATATGATGAAGAGAATAGTTGGTATGTATAAAGGAAAAGAGATAATAATTAGAACTTATAATCCTTCTCATTATGTAGTGAAAGCTTTAAAAATCAATTCCTTTGGGGATTTTCTGAATAGAGAACTTTCTAATAGGAAGTCTTTGAATTATCCTCCTTTTTCTAAGATTCATCAAATACTTCTGGAGGATATAGATGAGAGGGAGATATTAGAAGAAGGAGGTAGGATTGTTGAGGAGATAAGGAGTAATTTTGTTACTTTGGATGTTCTTGGACCTGCACCATATTTTCCTTATTTTATTAGGGATAAATACAGATATCAGATTATAATAAAAGATAAGGAAGGTTTAATAGATGGTGCTTTTTTGCGAGGGATATGTGAAAAAAGTAAAGCTCCATTTTCAAACTTGAGATTTATAATTAATATAGATATGGAAGAAATTCTAACATGA
- a CDS encoding DUF370 domain-containing protein, with protein MKLINIGFGNMVVSSRIVAIISPDSAPIKRFLSDAKTRNELIDATYGRKTRAVLVLDSGHIVLSALHPETIAARIEGGDKEEESS; from the coding sequence ATGAAACTCATAAATATAGGTTTTGGTAATATGGTAGTTAGTTCTCGTATTGTAGCTATTATTAGTCCTGATTCTGCGCCTATAAAAAGATTTTTATCTGACGCCAAAACTAGAAATGAACTTATAGACGCTACTTATGGTAGAAAAACAAGGGCAGTGTTAGTTCTTGATAGCGGGCATATAGTTTTATCTGCTTTACATCCTGAAACTATTGCAGCAAGAATAGAAGGTGGGGATAAAGAAGAGGAGAGCTCATAG
- the rsmB gene encoding 16S rRNA (cytosine(967)-C(5))-methyltransferase RsmB: MEVRLRAAEILYDLERREAYLNILLRNRLPFYDLSLKEKHFITELVYGVTRWKITLDYIWSRFVRRDNLSLFSKVLLRLVVYHVYFLKDTILPVAVNEIVEIAKKKVPKEAKLINAVSRNIIREKNNLNLNSIPLHIRYGVPDFILEEWFDYIGRGEAVKALSWLNRSHNVSIRVNTLKISKKDLKEKLLERRIKFKDGNLVDQALIIEDGFDFERSDLFNEGYFVIQSEASMLPALILNPKPGNRVIDLCSAPGLKSTHLAELMKNQGKIISVDINKNRLRLVEENAKRLGISIIETFSQDVLNLPSSLDRSFDRVLLDAPCSGLGVISHKPEIKWRLKRDDIYNLSEMQVKMLERAGKLLKREGRMVYSTCTITWHENESVLLQFLQRNPEFKLVNFKYKGELFPGIMKVLPHKYNTDGFFIALIGYE, encoded by the coding sequence ATGGAAGTAAGATTAAGAGCTGCAGAAATTCTGTATGACTTGGAGAGGAGGGAAGCTTATTTAAATATTCTTTTAAGGAATAGGCTTCCCTTTTATGACTTATCTTTAAAAGAGAAGCATTTCATTACTGAACTTGTTTATGGGGTAACTCGATGGAAAATAACTCTTGATTATATATGGTCAAGATTTGTAAGAAGAGATAACCTTAGCCTTTTTAGTAAAGTCCTTTTGAGATTAGTGGTATATCATGTTTACTTTTTAAAAGATACTATTTTGCCTGTTGCTGTTAATGAGATTGTAGAAATAGCTAAAAAAAAGGTTCCTAAGGAAGCAAAATTAATAAATGCGGTTTCAAGAAATATAATAAGAGAGAAAAATAATTTGAATTTAAATTCTATCCCTCTCCATATCCGTTATGGGGTTCCAGATTTTATTTTGGAGGAATGGTTTGATTATATAGGTAGAGGGGAGGCTGTAAAGGCTTTAAGTTGGTTAAATAGAAGTCATAACGTTTCTATAAGAGTTAATACTTTAAAAATTTCTAAAAAAGATTTAAAGGAAAAACTGTTGGAAAGAAGGATTAAGTTCAAAGATGGTAATCTTGTAGATCAGGCCCTCATAATTGAGGATGGCTTTGATTTTGAGAGATCTGATCTATTTAATGAAGGTTATTTTGTGATTCAAAGTGAGGCATCTATGTTGCCTGCATTAATTTTAAATCCTAAACCAGGAAATAGAGTGATTGATCTTTGTTCTGCTCCAGGATTAAAAAGTACCCATTTAGCAGAATTGATGAAGAATCAGGGTAAAATTATCTCAGTAGATATTAACAAGAACAGATTGAGGTTGGTAGAAGAAAATGCTAAAAGACTTGGAATTTCAATAATTGAGACTTTCTCTCAAGATGTCTTAAACTTGCCCTCCTCCTTGGATAGATCTTTTGATAGAGTACTTTTAGATGCTCCATGCTCTGGTTTAGGGGTGATAAGTCATAAACCTGAAATAAAATGGAGATTGAAAAGAGATGATATTTATAATCTTTCTGAGATGCAGGTGAAGATGCTTGAAAGGGCAGGAAAACTGCTTAAGAGAGAAGGAAGGATGGTGTATAGCACCTGTACTATTACCTGGCATGAGAATGAAAGTGTATTGCTACAATTTTTACAGAGAAATCCTGAATTTAAGTTAGTTAACTTTAAGTATAAAGGAGAACTTTTTCCAGGAATAATGAAGGTACTTCCTCATAAGTATAATACTGACGGATTTTTTATTGCGTTAATAGGTTATGAATAA
- a CDS encoding zinc metallopeptidase, translated as MLFWWDPTYILLLPALILSIYASMKVRSTFAYYSEIPNSRRLTGREAAEIILRSIGLDNVRIEPIPGTLTDHYDPTTKVLRLSEPVYSEPSVAALGVAAHEIGHAIQHATGYYALALRSSLVPVANIGTNLAFPLFFLGFIFGSSSLMNIGILAFSLAVLFYLITLPVEINASKRAQEVLLSLGLVTQREAEGVKKVLNAAALTYLAAALTALLNLLRLILLANMRRRD; from the coding sequence ATGTTATTTTGGTGGGATCCTACCTATATTTTACTTTTGCCTGCTTTAATTCTCTCCATATATGCAAGTATGAAAGTGAGGTCCACCTTTGCATACTACTCTGAGATACCTAATTCTCGTAGGCTTACAGGAAGGGAAGCTGCAGAAATAATCTTAAGAAGTATAGGATTAGATAATGTTAGAATAGAACCTATTCCAGGGACTTTAACTGATCATTATGACCCTACCACAAAGGTTTTGAGACTTTCTGAACCTGTGTATTCAGAGCCGTCAGTTGCAGCTCTTGGAGTTGCGGCTCACGAGATTGGACATGCAATACAACATGCTACAGGTTATTACGCTTTGGCTTTAAGATCCTCTCTCGTACCTGTGGCTAATATTGGTACTAATCTTGCTTTTCCATTGTTCTTTTTAGGATTTATATTTGGAAGTTCAAGCTTAATGAATATAGGTATTTTAGCTTTTTCATTGGCTGTTTTGTTTTATTTAATAACTCTTCCTGTAGAAATTAATGCTAGTAAGAGAGCTCAAGAAGTTTTACTATCTCTTGGTCTTGTTACTCAAAGAGAGGCTGAAGGGGTAAAAAAGGTATTAAATGCAGCTGCTCTTACGTATCTTGCTGCTGCTTTGACAGCATTATTAAATCTACTTCGTTTGATACTTCTTGCAAATATGAGAAGAAGAGACTAA
- the rpe gene encoding ribulose-phosphate 3-epimerase codes for MEIKVYPSLLSADLLNMERSIEIVKDLSDALHVDIMDGHFVPNLSYGPSLVKALRNRYSIPLNVHLMVEKPENFVDMFIEAGASHLGFHVEATHHPQRLLKYIRDHNIRPFITLNPATPLNTIEYLLGELDMVLIMTVNPGYGGQEFLHFSLKKIKSLREMAVKEGINLDIMVDGGIDLHTAPLVIEAGANVLISGNSIFNSENPREVIIKMKSIRYKEV; via the coding sequence ATGGAGATAAAAGTTTATCCTTCCCTTCTTTCTGCGGATCTTCTTAATATGGAGAGGTCAATAGAGATAGTAAAAGATCTTTCTGATGCTCTTCATGTAGATATCATGGATGGACATTTTGTCCCTAATTTGAGTTATGGACCTTCCTTAGTAAAAGCTTTAAGAAATAGGTACAGCATTCCATTAAATGTGCATTTAATGGTGGAAAAACCCGAGAATTTTGTGGATATGTTTATAGAAGCTGGAGCAAGTCACCTTGGTTTTCATGTTGAAGCTACCCACCATCCTCAAAGACTCTTAAAGTACATAAGAGATCATAATATTCGTCCTTTTATTACTTTAAATCCTGCGACTCCTTTAAATACCATAGAGTATCTATTAGGAGAGTTGGATATGGTGTTAATCATGACTGTAAATCCTGGCTATGGAGGACAGGAATTTTTGCATTTCTCTTTAAAAAAAATAAAATCTCTTAGAGAGATGGCTGTTAAAGAAGGAATTAACCTTGACATTATGGTAGATGGAGGTATAGATCTTCATACTGCTCCCTTAGTGATAGAGGCAGGAGCTAACGTATTAATTAGTGGTAATAGTATATTTAATTCGGAAAATCCAAGAGAAGTTATTATAAAGATGAAATCTATAAGATATAAGGAGGTGTAG
- the rpoZ gene encoding DNA-directed RNA polymerase subunit omega, whose amino-acid sequence MKEVNIDTLISKIPNKYVLTVVISKRARQLFEELKFLKTIARDPLILAMEEIAQEKIAYGEGDDLED is encoded by the coding sequence ATGAAGGAAGTAAATATTGATACACTTATTTCTAAAATACCTAACAAATATGTTTTGACTGTTGTAATATCAAAAAGAGCAAGGCAACTTTTTGAGGAGTTAAAGTTTTTGAAAACTATCGCGAGGGATCCTCTAATCCTTGCTATGGAAGAGATTGCTCAGGAGAAAATTGCTTATGGAGAAGGAGATGATTTAGAAGATTAG
- the fmt gene encoding methionyl-tRNA formyltransferase has protein sequence MRIIYFGTPEFSRIILERISPYLNIIAVVTQPDKPKGRGKRIMCSPVKDFAISKGIPVYQPEKLKGNKEFFEIIRSLNPEALVVASYGKIIPEDILNIPPYGGINVHASVLPKYRGAAPIERAIMNCEKETGVSIMKMERGLDTGPVYAIRKIPILPDDNRGTLSIKLAHLGAELLLEVLPLIKDGKLSPVPQEESLATYAPKLSKEEEIIDWNMRGEKIWCQIRALSPEPGAMTFFRGKILKIFKADFEEKIFNEEIINGTIIEQNKKRGIGVKVNNGILWLLELQPEGKKRMSFLEFMNGYRLNIGERFENS, from the coding sequence ATGAGAATTATATATTTTGGGACTCCCGAATTTTCAAGAATAATTCTGGAAAGGATATCTCCCTATCTTAATATAATTGCTGTGGTAACTCAACCTGATAAGCCAAAAGGAAGAGGCAAAAGAATAATGTGTTCTCCTGTAAAGGATTTTGCTATTTCTAAGGGTATTCCTGTATATCAGCCAGAAAAGCTTAAAGGAAACAAGGAATTTTTTGAAATTATTAGAAGCTTAAATCCTGAAGCTTTAGTTGTAGCTTCTTATGGCAAGATCATTCCTGAAGATATTCTGAATATTCCTCCATATGGCGGAATAAACGTACATGCTTCTGTTCTTCCTAAGTATCGTGGTGCTGCTCCTATAGAAAGAGCAATAATGAATTGTGAAAAGGAAACAGGGGTATCTATAATGAAGATGGAAAGAGGTCTTGATACTGGTCCTGTTTACGCTATAAGAAAAATTCCGATACTTCCTGATGATAACAGAGGTACTCTTTCAATAAAACTTGCCCATTTAGGTGCAGAACTTTTGCTTGAGGTTTTGCCTCTTATAAAAGACGGAAAACTTAGTCCAGTACCTCAAGAAGAATCCTTAGCAACTTACGCACCTAAATTAAGTAAAGAAGAGGAGATAATAGATTGGAATATGAGGGGCGAGAAGATATGGTGTCAAATAAGAGCTCTTTCTCCTGAACCTGGAGCTATGACTTTTTTTAGGGGTAAGATTTTAAAGATATTTAAGGCAGATTTCGAAGAAAAAATTTTTAATGAGGAGATAATAAATGGTACAATAATTGAGCAGAATAAAAAAAGAGGTATAGGAGTCAAAGTAAATAATGGAATATTATGGCTTCTGGAACTTCAGCCAGAGGGTAAGAAGAGAATGAGCTTCTTGGAATTTATGAACGGATACCGTTTAAATATTGGTGAAAGATTTGAAAATAGTTAG
- a CDS encoding ABC transporter ATP-binding protein yields MIKFINVSAGYKNKIVIKDFYWETPNQGFVGIIGPNGAGKTTLFRLLIKYIEPTKGEIFIEDQNLKYIKQEEIGKKIALLPQKPFFEINLAVEEYVSLGRYPHHPYWRPLSKEDINKINESLNITNTMHLRKKKLAELSGGEQQRVLLARVLAQNPRILLLDEPTNSLDPFYQILFLNFVKKLSSKILVISSLHDINMASIYSDHILAIKNGRLITYGETNKVLSKALLEEIFHVKYTEINFEGKKFFLPTTLPIGKTDL; encoded by the coding sequence ATGATTAAATTTATAAACGTTTCTGCTGGATATAAAAATAAGATCGTTATAAAAGATTTTTATTGGGAAACTCCAAATCAAGGATTCGTAGGAATCATAGGTCCCAATGGCGCTGGAAAAACTACACTTTTTAGATTACTAATTAAGTATATAGAGCCCACAAAAGGAGAAATCTTTATTGAAGATCAAAACCTAAAATATATTAAACAAGAAGAAATAGGAAAAAAAATAGCTCTACTACCCCAAAAACCTTTTTTTGAGATAAATCTTGCGGTGGAAGAATATGTCTCCTTAGGAAGGTACCCTCATCATCCCTATTGGAGACCTTTGAGTAAAGAAGACATAAACAAGATTAATGAGAGCTTAAATATTACTAATACCATGCACCTTAGAAAGAAAAAATTGGCCGAGCTTTCAGGAGGAGAACAACAAAGAGTTTTACTTGCGAGAGTATTAGCGCAGAATCCTCGTATTTTACTCCTCGATGAACCAACCAACAGTTTAGATCCCTTTTATCAAATACTTTTTTTAAATTTTGTAAAAAAACTTAGTTCAAAAATCCTCGTTATTTCAAGCCTCCATGATATAAATATGGCTTCCATTTATTCTGATCATATTCTCGCAATTAAAAATGGAAGATTAATAACTTATGGAGAAACCAATAAAGTACTTTCTAAAGCACTTTTAGAAGAAATTTTTCATGTAAAATATACCGAGATAAATTTTGAAGGGAAAAAATTCTTCCTTCCCACAACGTTACCAATCGGGAAGACTGATCTTTGA
- the rlmN gene encoding 23S rRNA (adenine(2503)-C(2))-methyltransferase RlmN yields MNNILSFEINEIRNILQGWGEPSYRADQIFDWIYKKLVLNPLDMTNLSKTLRQKLLEYFSFQIPKVVRITGDGNTKKYLLELEDGENIETVLISHKNRNTVCVSVQVGCPIGCKFCATGLIGLKRNLETHEIIGQLMVIQEDLEKKEEKISNVVYMGMGEPLANYDNVIKSIRIIKEEWGFNIGSKHITLSTIGIIPKIYQLAEENLKIRLAISLHASNNELRSKIIPINKEYPIEELLESAFYYAEKTGRRVTFEYVLIKNFNDRREDAKELVRLLKGKPAHVNLIPWNKVREYPWETSDLKDIFRFKEILANSGINVTLRISYGSKIKAGCGQLRALYLKNKGETI; encoded by the coding sequence ATGAATAACATTCTTTCCTTTGAAATAAATGAAATAAGAAATATATTGCAAGGATGGGGAGAGCCCTCTTATAGGGCTGATCAAATTTTTGATTGGATTTATAAGAAGTTAGTTTTAAACCCCTTGGATATGACTAATCTTTCTAAAACTTTGAGACAAAAACTTTTAGAATATTTTTCTTTTCAAATTCCTAAAGTTGTTAGGATCACTGGAGATGGAAACACTAAAAAATATTTATTAGAACTTGAGGACGGAGAGAATATTGAGACAGTGCTTATCTCTCATAAGAATAGAAATACAGTGTGTGTTTCAGTTCAGGTAGGTTGTCCTATAGGTTGTAAATTTTGTGCTACTGGGCTTATTGGGCTTAAAAGAAATTTAGAGACTCATGAGATTATAGGTCAATTAATGGTAATTCAAGAAGATTTAGAGAAAAAGGAAGAAAAAATTTCTAATGTGGTTTACATGGGTATGGGAGAGCCTCTTGCAAATTATGATAATGTGATTAAGTCTATAAGAATTATAAAGGAAGAATGGGGCTTTAATATAGGATCAAAACATATAACCTTATCCACTATTGGGATAATTCCTAAGATATATCAATTAGCGGAAGAGAATCTAAAAATTAGGCTTGCTATATCTCTTCATGCTTCTAATAATGAATTAAGGAGTAAAATTATACCAATAAATAAGGAGTATCCTATTGAAGAACTCTTGGAAAGCGCCTTTTATTATGCTGAAAAGACTGGGAGAAGGGTAACCTTTGAATATGTTTTAATAAAGAATTTTAATGATAGAAGAGAAGATGCTAAGGAACTTGTAAGGCTTTTGAAAGGTAAACCTGCTCATGTAAATCTTATACCGTGGAATAAAGTTAGAGAGTATCCTTGGGAGACCTCTGATCTAAAAGATATATTTAGATTTAAGGAAATTCTTGCTAATAGTGGTATTAATGTTACTCTAAGAATTTCCTATGGTAGTAAAATAAAAGCAGGGTGTGGTCAGCTTAGAGCTTTGTATTTGAAAAATAAAGGGGAAACAATATGA
- the gmk gene encoding guanylate kinase: MFRGNLFVLSGPSGVGKDAILERVLRIVPNLVKSISYTTRPKRPGEEDGKNYFFVNEEKFKEMIDKEEFLEWAVVHGYLYGTPKKMVEDYISKGVDVILKIDVQGGINVKRIFSDAKLVFVLPPDFNELKRRLINRETEDLQDLNIRLKNAPLEISKISYYDYAVVNDNLDEAVDVVRCIIYAERHRLCKEKVEHFLRIFGGVKDEGSKY, translated from the coding sequence ATGTTTAGGGGAAATCTTTTTGTTTTATCAGGACCATCGGGAGTTGGAAAAGACGCAATCTTGGAAAGGGTTTTAAGAATTGTACCCAATCTTGTTAAATCCATCTCTTATACCACAAGGCCTAAAAGACCAGGTGAAGAAGATGGTAAAAACTATTTCTTTGTAAATGAAGAGAAATTTAAAGAAATGATCGATAAAGAAGAGTTTTTGGAATGGGCAGTGGTTCATGGATATCTTTATGGAACTCCTAAAAAAATGGTTGAAGACTATATTAGTAAGGGTGTAGATGTAATATTAAAAATAGATGTACAGGGAGGAATTAATGTAAAGAGAATTTTTAGTGATGCAAAGTTAGTTTTTGTTTTGCCTCCTGATTTTAATGAGCTAAAAAGGAGACTTATAAATAGAGAAACCGAAGATTTACAAGATTTAAATATACGTCTAAAAAATGCCCCTCTTGAAATTTCTAAGATTTCTTATTATGATTATGCTGTTGTAAATGATAATTTGGATGAAGCAGTAGATGTAGTAAGGTGTATTATATATGCTGAAAGACATAGACTGTGCAAAGAAAAAGTAGAACATTTTTTAAGAATCTTTGGAGGTGTAAAAGATGAAGGAAGTAAATATTGA